The Sporosarcina luteola genome contains a region encoding:
- a CDS encoding cytochrome c oxidase subunit 2A translates to MATGNSKKRPVQESGNPQTGINLKGTFISVMLLGVFILVTWFGLYALFLSR, encoded by the coding sequence ATGGCTACAGGCAATTCAAAGAAGCGCCCAGTGCAAGAATCCGGAAATCCACAAACCGGAATCAATCTGAAAGGGACCTTCATCTCAGTCATGCTGTTAGGTGTCTTCATCCTAGTGACATGGTTCGGACTTTACGCACTTTTTTTATCAAGATAA